The proteins below come from a single Candidatus Chlamydia sanziniae genomic window:
- a CDS encoding aromatic amino acid transport family protein has product MSNKIVGGSLIIAGTAIGAGVLAVPVLTAEGGFLPAFVLYCISWLFSLASGLYLLEVMTWLKDKKQINMFSMAEYTLGNVGKIAVCLTYLFLFYSLLIAYFCEGGNILFRIFGGKHLNVSWVRHVGPLGFALLIGPILMSKTIVVDYCNRIFILGLVVTFGIFCFIGFGKIQLSLLSHFHWTTSINGLPILFLAFGYQSIIPTLYYYMDKKVRDVKTAIFIGTAIPLILYIVWEAIVLGGVPLDFLVEAQAQGYTAVEALKQALSSSGIYIAGEFFGFFALVSSFVGVALGVMDFLADSLRWNKRTHRFSIFFFTFIIPLAWAICYPGIVLKCLNYAGGLGATLIIGFFPMLMVWRGRYGKHPHSTKHLVPGGKLTLLLMLLIIVINVTSLYYKF; this is encoded by the coding sequence ATGTCAAATAAAATTGTAGGCGGTTCTTTAATTATTGCAGGTACTGCAATTGGCGCAGGTGTTCTCGCGGTTCCTGTATTAACAGCAGAAGGGGGATTTTTACCCGCATTTGTCCTGTATTGTATTTCTTGGCTTTTTTCTTTGGCATCTGGACTTTATCTTCTTGAGGTTATGACCTGGTTAAAAGATAAAAAACAAATTAATATGTTTTCTATGGCGGAATATACTTTAGGAAATGTGGGAAAAATTGCGGTGTGTCTTACCTATCTTTTCCTATTTTATTCCTTACTGATTGCGTATTTTTGTGAAGGAGGAAATATTCTGTTTCGCATTTTTGGTGGCAAACATCTAAATGTTTCTTGGGTACGCCATGTAGGTCCCCTCGGTTTTGCGTTGCTTATAGGCCCTATACTTATGTCAAAAACCATTGTCGTAGATTATTGTAATCGTATTTTTATACTTGGATTAGTAGTGACATTTGGAATTTTTTGTTTTATAGGATTCGGAAAAATTCAACTTTCATTGTTGTCACATTTTCATTGGACAACCTCGATCAATGGCTTGCCGATTTTATTCCTTGCTTTCGGATACCAGAGTATCATTCCTACACTCTATTACTATATGGATAAAAAAGTTCGTGATGTTAAAACAGCAATTTTCATAGGAACAGCTATACCTTTAATTTTGTATATTGTATGGGAAGCGATAGTCTTAGGAGGTGTACCCCTAGACTTTCTTGTTGAAGCCCAGGCACAAGGGTACACTGCTGTAGAAGCATTAAAACAAGCCTTAAGTTCTTCAGGAATTTATATTGCTGGGGAGTTTTTTGGATTCTTTGCTTTAGTTTCCTCTTTTGTAGGAGTCGCTTTAGGTGTTATGGATTTCCTTGCTGATAGCTTGCGATGGAATAAACGAACACATCGTTTTTCTATTTTTTTTTTCACATTCATCATTCCTCTTGCTTGGGCGATATGTTATCCAGGAATCGTTCTCAAATGTCTTAACTATGCTGGAGGGCTCGGCGCTACTTTGATTATTGGATTCTTCCCTATGTTAATGGTCTGGAGAGGGCGTTATGGTAAGCATCCTCATTCTACAAAACATCTAGTTCCTGGAGGGAAGCTAACTTTATTGTTGATGCTTTTGATTATAGTAATTAATGTGACGAGTCTTTATTATAAGTTTTGA